The genomic interval ATAACTTCACAATGGGAGGAATCTGCGCTGGTGCGTCAGGAAGGTTCCTTCAGATGACAGCGAACAGACTCAAGATCGATATCACGGAGTTGGGAAGGCTGGCCGACCAGGGAGACTGGAGGAACGCTAAGATGAACTCCTACTGTTCGGTCTTCGGTATCCAGGACCTCGTCACGACCCTCGGAGAGGGAAAGAAGTTCGAGGATGTGGCCTGTGCAGCTTGTCACTCGGTCGCCGAGCAGGTCTATGAGCAGCAGCTCCAAGAGATCGACGTCAGGCATCCGATCATCCAGGTCGGAGGAACATCGCTGATCTCTGGATTGGTCACACAGATCGGAGAGGTCCTCGGAGAGCAACCTATCGTTCCGCCGGACTCCCAATACATCGGAGCAGTCGGCGGTGCATTGCTGAGCTCAGGATTCCTGTGAGGGATCTCATGGACGTAACAGTAGTAGGGGACGACCCGTTCGGGGACGTGGCATACAAGAAGCTGTTCGAGGACACGATGAGCGACCTCAACAAGGCCGTCCTGATAGACAAGGCCAAATTGGTGCTGAAGCCCAAAGTGCCGTTGTTCATCTTCTCCATCGTGCTGAAGGCGGATCCAGGAAACAAGACCGTAGTCGATGTCGCCAACGTGAGAGAGGAAGGGAGCACGACTTACATCACCATCACCCAGGAGCGTTACGCACCGGATATACTCAGAGAACTTTGGACCAAATACGGAAGGAACAAGGTCGTTCAGCAGACCAGGTTCGATATCGAGGTAGCCAATGCCAAGATGTCCGAGCTGCAGGATATGGTCATCGCCTCTGGTGAACAGGATCTGAGGGAGATTATGGGTGCGATCTGGAGGTCTATGCCCGAAGGCATCAAGAACCGTCGCACGCTCATAGACGGAGGAGTAATAACCATCATCGCCACCGAGGAGCTCATGCAGCCCGAGATGATGGATGAAGGATACGCTGTCCACAAAGAGATGGGAGGTTCCGCCTGATGTTTGAGGTAATGATGTACGATGGAGGAATCTATCGTTCCGACGAGCTGTTCGAGATGATAGAGGATGTCGGAGGAGCAGTGCTCCAAAAGAACAGGAGCTCCCAGATGCTCACGGTCATCATGTCAGTGCCCGAAGAGGACAGGGAGGAGATAACCAAGCTCTGTACGGAGATCGGAGGCACCGTCAAAGAGGTTCCTTTGGCCGGTACGGAGATAGCGGTCGTCGGACCAACTCTGGGAAGGCATCACATGCCGCATCCCATCTGTGATGTCGC from Thermoplasmata archaeon carries:
- a CDS encoding methanogenesis marker 17 protein, whose product is MDVTVVGDDPFGDVAYKKLFEDTMSDLNKAVLIDKAKLVLKPKVPLFIFSIVLKADPGNKTVVDVANVREEGSTTYITITQERYAPDILRELWTKYGRNKVVQQTRFDIEVANAKMSELQDMVIASGEQDLREIMGAIWRSMPEGIKNRRTLIDGGVITIIATEELMQPEMMDEGYAVHKEMGGSA